A part of Agrobacterium vitis genomic DNA contains:
- a CDS encoding ATP-binding protein, whose translation MSRNFRALPRTLRGQITVIILLALVTVIVTGRTLENVAKNDYAIPNLESTATQVRTLALLLAKASPDERTSILTNAQHAGLEVSLAPISLAEQFKTSPEFQGFAETVVDFLFPPEGEPPLGGWRAFLDGRRVFAEKVDDQTMVVFFGLPDTILTTSFLSQTTYYFIAVVVLIAFFFAFAIRAVTEPIKRISEAAIKSDINNSSQIFEERGTVEILSLARALNGMRNRIRIMVDGRTRMLRGISHDVRTPLTRLRLRSERMEAGALREALLADIDHIDDLLTESLNYLRDDFANEGIERVDVASILQTVCSDFSDIGFDVEYQGPNKLIANCRPLSIMRAVTNLCDNATKFGKTVLVKLQVNGTVFSILVIDDGPGIPKDLREKVFEPFFKGDASRSKSAGFGLGLSIVADIAHAHQSKVTLLSNHPTGLIVQIDIPQLALYSDVGFIKRTKDAVTL comes from the coding sequence ATGTCTAGGAATTTCCGCGCGCTACCAAGAACCCTTCGCGGCCAAATCACCGTTATCATCCTCCTGGCATTGGTCACTGTCATCGTAACAGGCAGGACATTGGAAAATGTTGCGAAGAATGATTATGCCATTCCCAATCTGGAAAGCACGGCCACACAAGTCAGGACACTCGCGCTGCTTTTGGCCAAGGCCTCTCCTGACGAACGCACCTCCATTCTGACCAACGCGCAACACGCAGGCTTGGAGGTCTCGCTTGCACCGATATCGCTGGCTGAGCAGTTCAAGACCTCCCCGGAGTTCCAGGGCTTTGCCGAGACCGTCGTCGATTTTCTGTTTCCGCCTGAGGGAGAACCGCCCCTTGGCGGCTGGCGGGCGTTTCTGGATGGTCGTCGTGTGTTTGCCGAGAAAGTTGATGACCAGACAATGGTTGTATTTTTCGGTCTTCCCGATACCATCCTGACGACTTCGTTTCTTAGCCAAACGACATATTACTTCATCGCCGTGGTCGTCCTGATCGCTTTTTTCTTTGCCTTTGCGATCAGGGCGGTGACCGAACCGATAAAGAGAATATCCGAGGCGGCGATAAAGTCGGATATCAACAATAGCTCCCAGATCTTCGAGGAACGCGGCACGGTCGAGATCCTGTCGCTGGCCCGCGCCCTGAACGGGATGCGAAACCGTATTCGCATCATGGTGGATGGCCGGACCCGAATGCTGCGGGGGATTAGCCATGATGTTCGCACGCCCTTGACGCGGCTGAGACTACGCTCGGAGCGCATGGAGGCCGGCGCTTTGCGGGAGGCCCTGCTGGCGGATATCGACCATATCGATGATCTTCTGACCGAAAGCCTGAATTACCTGCGTGACGATTTTGCAAACGAAGGCATTGAACGCGTTGATGTTGCAAGCATCCTGCAAACCGTTTGCAGTGACTTTTCAGACATCGGCTTCGATGTCGAATATCAGGGGCCAAACAAGCTGATCGCCAATTGCCGACCGCTCTCAATCATGCGGGCAGTCACCAACCTTTGCGACAATGCAACAAAGTTTGGAAAAACCGTCCTCGTTAAACTCCAGGTCAATGGCACGGTTTTTTCGATCCTGGTCATCGATGACGGACCGGGCATTCCCAAAGATCTCAGAGAAAAGGTTTTCGAACCGTTTTTCAAAGGAGATGCGTCGCGTAGCAAAAGCGCCGGTTTTGGCCTCGGTCTGTCGATTGTCGCAGATATAGCCCATGCCCATCAGAGCAAAGTTACCCTGCTGTCCAACCATCCGACGGGCCTGATTGTCCAGATCGACATACCCCAACTTGCGCTTTACAGCGACGTGGGTTTTATAAAACGCACAAAGGACGCTGTAACACTATAG